Proteins encoded within one genomic window of Bradyrhizobium sp. 186:
- a CDS encoding FAD binding domain-containing protein: MDLNTITTVAHPQTRTQLPVWTPGDAWLAGGTWLFSEPQIHLTRLIDLTDLKWPALTITDSHLIIAATCTVAQLDGLACPADWLVAPLISQCCRAFLASFKVWKTATVGGNICMSLPAGPMISLTSALDGVCTIWKAGGGEQKIPVAGFVTGNQRNRLAPGDLLRQIDIPLAALKRRPAFRQISLAPVGRSAVLLIGSLDADGTLTLSVTASTVRPIQLSFSTPPDASALRAAIEQQIADELYHTDIHGKSLWRKHMTLRLAEEIRGELLDTTRP, from the coding sequence ATGGACTTGAATACCATCACGACAGTGGCCCATCCGCAAACGCGCACGCAACTGCCCGTTTGGACGCCAGGTGATGCTTGGCTGGCGGGCGGCACCTGGCTGTTCTCGGAACCGCAAATCCACCTGACACGGTTGATTGATCTCACCGATCTGAAATGGCCGGCGTTGACGATCACGGACAGCCACCTCATCATCGCCGCGACATGCACCGTCGCGCAGCTCGATGGCCTCGCCTGCCCCGCCGACTGGCTCGTGGCACCACTGATCAGCCAGTGCTGCCGCGCCTTCCTCGCTTCCTTCAAAGTCTGGAAGACGGCGACGGTGGGCGGCAATATCTGCATGTCGCTGCCGGCGGGACCGATGATCTCGCTCACCTCCGCGCTCGACGGCGTCTGCACCATCTGGAAGGCCGGCGGCGGCGAACAGAAGATTCCCGTCGCCGGCTTCGTCACCGGCAACCAGCGCAATCGCCTGGCTCCGGGCGACCTGCTGCGGCAGATCGATATCCCGCTCGCCGCTCTGAAGCGCCGTCCGGCATTTCGCCAGATCTCGCTGGCGCCGGTCGGGCGTTCCGCAGTGCTTCTAATCGGCAGCCTCGATGCCGATGGCACGCTGACGCTGTCGGTGACCGCATCGACGGTGCGCCCGATTCAATTGTCGTTTTCAACGCCACCCGATGCCAGCGCCCTTCGCGCCGCGATCGAGCAGCAGATCGCTGACGAGTTGTACCACACCGACATTCACGGCAAATCGCTCTGGCGCAAGCACATGACGCTGCGGCTCGCCGAGGAGATCCGCGGCGAACTGCTGGATACCACGCGGCCATGA
- a CDS encoding 8-oxoguanine deaminase produces the protein MSDAKPTWIRDPLAILADGAERGIVVKDGRIIELVPAGGTPATPDIAVFNAGEHVVLPGLINTHHHFYQTLTRALPAAMDRELFPWLQALYPVWAKMTPESLELGVTVAMSELLLSGCTTTTDHHYVFPAGLEESVDIEVAVAKRLGVRVLLTRGSMNLSQRDGGLPPDSVVQDEDTILADSARVVARHHQRGADAMVQIALAPCSPFSVTTSLMRATADLADKLDARLHTHLAETEDENKFCQQMYGCRPLDYLEQCGWLNARTWLAHGIFFNAEEMKRLGKAKTTISHCACSNQLLASGCCPVCEMEEAGVGIGIGVDGSASNDGSNLMQEVRAAFLLQRARYGVTKVSHKDALRWATQGSAACVGRPELGAIAAGKAADLALFKLDELRFSGHGDPLAALVLCGAHRADRVMVAGKWAVIDGAIPGLDVPDLVRRHSSAARAMQAG, from the coding sequence ATGAGCGACGCAAAGCCGACCTGGATCAGGGATCCCCTGGCCATCCTCGCCGACGGCGCCGAGCGCGGGATCGTGGTGAAAGACGGCCGGATCATCGAGCTGGTGCCGGCCGGCGGCACGCCTGCGACTCCAGATATCGCGGTGTTTAATGCGGGCGAGCATGTCGTGCTGCCGGGCCTCATCAACACGCATCATCATTTCTACCAGACGCTGACGCGGGCGCTGCCGGCGGCGATGGACCGCGAGCTGTTTCCCTGGCTCCAGGCGCTCTATCCGGTGTGGGCGAAGATGACGCCGGAATCGCTGGAGCTCGGCGTCACCGTGGCAATGTCCGAGCTGCTCCTCTCGGGCTGCACCACGACGACGGATCATCACTATGTGTTTCCGGCAGGGCTCGAGGAGTCCGTCGATATCGAGGTTGCAGTTGCAAAACGGCTTGGTGTCCGCGTGCTGCTCACGCGCGGCTCCATGAACCTGTCGCAGCGTGACGGCGGCCTGCCGCCGGACAGCGTCGTGCAGGACGAGGATACGATCCTCGCGGACAGCGCGCGCGTGGTCGCCAGGCATCACCAGCGCGGTGCTGACGCGATGGTACAGATTGCGCTCGCGCCATGCTCGCCCTTTTCGGTGACGACATCGCTGATGCGCGCCACCGCAGATCTCGCCGACAAGCTCGACGCTCGCCTGCACACTCATCTCGCGGAGACCGAGGACGAGAACAAGTTCTGCCAGCAGATGTATGGCTGCCGTCCGCTCGACTATCTCGAGCAGTGCGGCTGGCTCAACGCGCGGACCTGGCTTGCCCACGGCATCTTCTTCAACGCCGAGGAGATGAAGCGGCTCGGCAAGGCCAAGACGACCATCAGCCATTGCGCCTGTAGCAACCAGCTCCTGGCCTCCGGCTGCTGTCCGGTGTGCGAGATGGAAGAGGCCGGCGTCGGGATCGGCATCGGTGTCGATGGCTCGGCCTCGAACGACGGATCGAACCTGATGCAGGAGGTGCGCGCCGCGTTCCTGCTGCAACGGGCGCGCTACGGGGTGACGAAGGTCAGCCACAAGGATGCGCTGCGCTGGGCCACCCAGGGCTCGGCAGCGTGCGTGGGCCGGCCGGAACTCGGCGCGATCGCCGCCGGCAAGGCGGCCGACCTTGCGCTGTTCAAGCTCGACGAGCTGCGCTTTTCCGGCCACGGCGATCCGCTGGCCGCACTGGTGCTGTGCGGGGCGCATCGGGCCGATCGTGTGATGGTGGCGGGAAAATGGGCGGTGATCGACGGCGCGATCCCGGGACTGGACGTCCCTGACCTTGTCCGCCGCCACAGTTCCGCGGCTCGGGCGATGCAGGCGGGATAG